CCCACGCTCCCGAACGAATCCTTTCTTGTGGCTTTTAAAACCTAAATTTCATCATGAGCAAAAAATTACTTTTCATAATGACTTTTAGTCCCGCTGTCCTTCCAATCTTTTATTTTTTAAAGAAAAAAATAAAAGGATTTTCCCTCCCATCGGGGCTAAATAAGAAATTTAGGTATTAATTAGTAAAACAGATAATCTGCAACATAGTCATCATCTTTATTAATACTGGTTGGGAAATTATTACTATTATATTCTAAAGAGTTAGTTGTATATTTTGTATTTGGTTCTGATGAATAACTATACGATATTTGGTTCTGCATATTTCCTGAATTGGTTGAAAATCCGCTATTATGCATAGAATCATAAAAAAATCCAAATAAAATTAACTTATTATAACCAGTAACATTCTTTAAAGGATGGTTCTTATTATCATAATGAAATATGATTGAACTTTTAGGTGAATTTCCAGTCAAAAATTCGAATTGGCTTATTTCCTGATTGTCTATTTTAAATCTGCCTGTATAATTGTAATAGCTGTTATAATCTGCAACATATGAAAACTCTACTGTCCCATTGGCGTTATAAATAAAATCAACAGTTACAGGTGCATCAAGATATTTTTTAAAACGTTTAAGTGTCCCGTCAGGATAGTATTCAAAATTAACGTATTGTAACAATTCATTTTCACTATTTGGATTTTGATACCATTCTATTTTTACTATATTGTCGCCCTGATATGTGAATACTTTTTTTTGTCGGTTACTTTTTTGCTGTAGTAATTTGTTTCCATCATAAGTAAAAATAGTTTCATAAGTTGTACCGTAATTATGTGTTACTATTTTCTTCAATAAAATGTTTGAGGAATCAGTTGTGTTATTATCATTAGTACATGATAAAAAGAATGAAAGGCATAGTAAAAAAATAATTTTCTTCATAGGTTTGGTTTCGGATTTACTGGATAAGATATGGATAGGAATGCATTTTGTACTCGCAAAGTAAAGCAAAAATAATTTGCCCCACGCTCCGATAGCGCAGAATTGCATTCTGTGCCCACCAACTAAATAAGAAAATTGTCTTATAATCTGATAAAATGTCAAACAAAACCACATCTAAAATATTTTCTAAACCTAATATAATTTAGTGCTGAAGTATAATATTTGTATTAAACAATTCTACATGTTTTGTTAGCTTTACTTTGCGGGCACAGAATACAATTCTGCGCTATCATTGTGCATAAATCTGCGCGATTGGGGTATTTTGTAAACGATGTAAATCGTTCCAGCCCATGCTCCCGCACGAATCCTTTCGTGTGGCTTTTGAAACCTAAATTTTATCATGAGCATAAAATTACTTTTCATAATAGCTTTTAGTCCCGCTGTCCTTCCAATCTTTTATTTTTTAAAGAAAAAAATAAAAGGATTTTCCCTCACATCGGGGCTAGACAAGAAATTTAGTTTTTTTATAGCCTTTATGTTATTGATTAATCAGGACAACAAGGTCTTATGGATGATAGAGCTTAGAAATGATTTAGGTATTAGATATTCTATTTTCATAAGCCCGCACGAAAGGATTCGTGTGGGATTGGGGCTTTAAGTTTGCCTATCACGTTGGTTTAGTAGCAGTTCTCTGTCTTATTTCCACTTGGCAATTAATTCCTGATCGATTTAGATCATCAGCGATTTCTTTAAATTTTGGAAAATGGTTATTCCAAGCTTTTGATTCATCAAAGATTATTTTGTCATCTTTATTGACTAGTTCCATTAGTTCTTTTGTAGGGCACTTAATAGCCGATTTAAGTTTTGAAATATCTTTTTTTCTATAAGGAATTTCTAAAAGCCAGTACTCTTCAATATTTTGAATTTTTAGTTCAAAATGATGAATCCAATCAACGAAAGGAGCAGATCCTTCAAATTCAGCAATTTTTCCATCTTTACTAATTAGCAAACGTCCAACTCCGATCCAATTCGTTCTTTGATTCCAATCCAGATGCTTTTCTTTTTCTTTACACCACAATAATGAGAAACAGTATTTATGTTCCTCAATTCCCTCTGTTAAAACAATCATTTCTTCTTCAAAATCTTGCTGATTAATCCAATAATTTGCCTTTTCTATTATTTGAGTTTTCATTAGGATTTTAAGAATTTCTACTACAGTGAATTTGTGAAAAAAACTTCGTTTGTATTTGATCAAATATAACAAAAAGTTTTGCCAAAATAAGAATTCCCACGCTCCTACATGAAAGGATTCTTGTGAGAGGAAAATATAAAAAAACACTTGCAAAACGTTTTTACAAGTGTTTAATTAAATTTTTATCTAAATAATCTTATCGCTTATTTACGATTTGATCTATTGTAGTAGTATAAGGAATTATCTTATTATTATCTTTTTTGAGATATTACCTATCTTTAAAATATAATTTCCTGTTTGTAAATCGGAGACAATTAATTTATCTTCTACAATCTCTGATGCATTATAGGATTTAACAAGTCTTCCGTTTATGCCAAATAATTCAATTTTTTTTGAATTCAAATCGATATTTTTAATGTAAACAAATTCACTGGAAGGATTGGGGTAAACAACCAGTTCATTTTGTTTATCAATATCATTCAATCCTAAGGTAGGTAAAGATATTTTGCTAACTTTATTTAAACCTGAACCTTGTCTGGCAACATATAATTCATTATTTCTTATTGTTATCCCATAAGCACTTCCTAGGCCAGATGAAAAAACACTTTGCGAGCCGTCTGCACCACCATTTGCCAAAAGATAAATACTTCCTCCAAAGCCAGTAGAGACATATAAATCTCCATTAGTATTTAACGTTAAATCATAAGGACTATTAATCCCTGTTATAAGATCAGTGACAGTTCCGGATGGTGATATTTTTACTACTTTATTTGCAGAGCCCCCACAAGCGACAAGTAAGTCACCGTTGGCATCAAAAGTAAGACCCCTAGGGGTTTTTAAACCTGATTTAAAAGTTGTTATGGTACCGGATGGAAAATCAATTTTTTTAATATTTCCAGGTCCGCTTTCTGAAAAATAAACAGCTCCTGAAGCATCAATTGCAACGCCATAGGCATTCCCAATTGCAGAATAATTGGTAATTGTTCCTGCCTGAGTTACTTTTGCTACACTAGTAAAGAACTCGCTGGGAGCCCAAATATTACCGTTACCATCTAAAGTAATTTGATTGGGAGAGCCTTCTAAGCGATTCGTAATTGTTGTTTTATTACCTAATAAATCAACTTTAATGATCTTGTAATTTAGATAATCTCCAATAAATAAATTTCCTTGACTGTCAAATACGATTCCCGATGGGGGACTGATAGAAGTAACGTAGTCTGTAACAGTTTGTGCACTTACTGTAAATGCACTAATTAAAAAAAAAAGTAAAGTTTTTTTCATTTTTGAATATGTTAATTAAGTTGCTAAATTAGTAATTAAATTCTTATTTAGAAAAGCACAAACATTTATAATTATATTAATTTTTTGACAAAATTGTAAAGCATTATTGCTGAGCTACTTAAAATTTAAGTTACGATATTGAACGAAATTTTCTGAATTGTATAATCCTTCTATTTGAAAATCCGCTCTTTCAAGTGTTGTTATCAAAGCTGCGAAAATCTCTCCGGCTTTGCGCCATTTTAAATTTTGTTATAAACGAAAACTTGTCAAAAGTCTCCGATTTTTAAACTAAAATCAATACAGATTATATTCTGTAAATGATTTTAGGTTTAAAACGCCTACAACAGGAGTATCTGCTTTTTGAACAGTTAATAATCCCAGCTCCCGCGAATCCTTTCGTGTGGCTTTTGAAACCTAAATTTTATCATGAGCAGAAAATTACTTTTTCACAATAGCTTTTTAGTCCCGCTGTCCTTCCAATCTTTTATTTTTTAAAGAAAAAAATAAAAGGATTTTCCCTCCCATCGGGGCTAAATAAGAAATTTAGGTTTTTTTATCGCCTCTATGCTATTGATTATTCAGGAAAGCAAGGTCTTATGGATGATACAGCTTAGTATGTTTCGGTATAAGAGATTCTGTTTTCATAAGCCCCCACGAAAGGGTTCGTGATGGAGAGGGGATTATTACTGTTTAAAAACACTTCGTAAAAAGTACGGAGACTTTAAGAGGTTTAGAATTATAAGGTGGTCAAAAAAAAAATTGCGCAAAGTCTATCTTGACATTTGCGCAGCTTTTTATAAGGAATACTTCAGAGAGTGAAACCACCAACTACGCCCAGCACCTACTTTTTAACAAACCGCATCACACCATCGCCCAGTTCCGTGCTCACCCGCATTAGATAGCTTCCATTAGCAAGTGTTGTAACATTCACACCACCTTGGGGTCCGGGTATTACATTTTCAAGTACCGACTGCCCTAAAAGATTATACACTGTTACCGACTGAATATTAGCTTGTTTGGGATTACTGATAAATACCATATCGCCCGCAGGAACAGGATAAAGCGCCAATTCAATCGTTTCAAATGATATAGTATGCAAAGACGTCTGCACCGTCACCACCGAAGTATTCGTCACAACAGGGAGATTGTAGTCAAAATAAATCGAAGCTGTATTCTCTAGCGCAGCACCTTCTGCAAGTGAATTCAATGAACGAATTTTAAAAACCAAATAGCCATCATTATTCTCATCAGCAAACCCAAGCTGTATGTTGCTGAACATAAACTCGACCTGATTACCTTGTATCACGCGGGTAGTAAAAGGATGGCTACCGTCTACCGGACTCAAACTAGCGATATCAAATTTAGTGGTATCAATCATATCGGTCACCTTAATATTTTGCGCCGATGCAGTACCCAAATTCTCGAATCGGATGCGGTAATACATATAATCACCTACATGTTCGGGGCGTACATGGTCACCTCCGAGGCAAATTTTATCGTTAGGGTCAAACGAATTTACTACCGTTTGTTCCAATGTCGCTTCATTATTCGTCGCAACTTCGTCTTGGGCAATGTTTACCTCTGCTGAAAATTTCAATACATCATTGCTGTTCAGTGGTGGCGTATCGGTAGGGGTGTTCAAGTTTAATTTTACAATATATTCAACTTCAGATAACGGTAATAAACCCGCAATATTCCATGTCACAGAGCCAAAACCTGCGCTTGCGGCCAAAGGGGTACTTTGGATGTATTCCGCCCTAGCGGCATCGTACGCAAATCGTACAGTACCTGTTGCCGTTTGATTGCCATTGTTCTTAACCAAAACTTTATAATAGGCATCAAAACCTGGTCTCGCTGTGTTAATTGGCACTATCACAACCGACAAATCATGGTGGATTCCAACTGCGGTCACACAGAAATTCTGGTTTGCATAATTCGTTGCCGATGGCATATTCAGACTGATACTTGATGGCGAAACGCTGAACCAAGTCGAATTGTCAAGTATGGGCGTGATAACACTTGTGCCATTTTTGAGCATTACGCTATGGTAACCATTGGAACTGGAATAATAAAAACTTTGGTTCGTACCGTTTACCAGTTTGTACTTAAGATACGGAAATCCGGGATCGGCATCCGTACACCCATTATTTTGCATGTCCAATCGGGTATAGCCGTTTACAAGGTAGCTATCTGTACCGAGCAAGCGAATCATGTTGGTCTTATTAAACTGACCTCCAATATCTCCATAATCACCACAGTGCAAGATCATACCGTTAGGTTGCTGCACTACCCTGCGTACCTCCGAGTATTCTGTAACCCTAACGCTAGTACCAGCCGTCGATGGCGAAAAAGAATAAGTTACTGAACCGTTTGGTAACAGCATAGCAATACCATAAATACTGCTCGCGCTAAAATTACCTCCAATCAGGATATTGCCGTTAGGTCGCACCAAAATGTCATTTATTACAGGATCTGTGTCATATATTGGGGATGTAAACGTGTTGTCATAACTTCCGTCGGGGTGCAGTCGTGCTAAGCTCTTAGAATTGTTACCGTCGCAAGAATCGAACCTTCCGCCCACCAGTATTTTTCCGTCAGGCTGTAATGCCAATGAAGACGTATAACCATTACGACCTGTAAAACCGCTGTTGATATCAAATGTTGGATCTATTGTGCCGTTGGCATTTAGTTTCTCAAGATGGAGGGACGTCCCAACCCCTCCAGGGTCCGGCATGCGTATTGAGCCGGCTACAATCAACTTGCCATCTGGCAATACCAATACGGCAATGCACTGCTCTATTTCGGGATGCTCATCATAAAAAGTGGTATCTAAAGCACCATCGGCGGTCAGGCGAAGCAGTTTTTTAGAAGAGTCATTTCCAACCAGTAGCTTCCCGTCTGGCAACAAGTTCAAACAGTAGATATAAGAAGACGCTGGCAAAGCTGGCGTGTCGAAGGTTGTATCAATACTACCGTCGGTGTTTAGCCGAATCATAGGTTTGATTACACCTGCTACAGTAAATTGGGACCCCAATATAATTTTGCCATCAGACTGTATCACTATCGGACATTTATGATTATTTGCCGTATTATCGGTCAATACCTTAAAAGTAGCATCACTTGAACCGTCTCCATTGAGTCGTTCTATGGTTCGCGTCCATCCCGTTTTGGAATCATATTGGGTAGCCTCAATGACAATTTTGCCGTCGGACTGAAGCGCCATATCGTTGACTTGTTTTTCATAATTATTCCAAACCGTAGCAGGAATGAATCCCGGATCGGCACTAGCCGCATTTTGCGCTTGAGATAAAGCAGGAAGCAATAAAAGTAAAAGTAATAGTTTTCGCATGTTTCAGATTTTGACCAAAGATAGTAAAGTAATGATATGAAACGCATTTAAATTGCAAGTGATGTGGAAGTTGAACTGGCTCGTTTACAACGAGTCCCTATTTACTTTTGAAAACCAAATAAAGCGTTTGCAACGCGGCTTTTTAGATAGATTACCTAAATATTAAAATTTATATTGACCATTTATTTTAGTAGTTACAAACTCCCTGCGCCATTTTAAATTTTGTTATAAATGAAAACTCGTCAAAAGTCTCCGACTTTACAACTAAGTTCAATAAAGATTATATTTTGTAAATGATTTCAGGTTTAAAACATCTACAACAGGATTATCTGCTTTTTCAACAGTTAATAATCCCGAATTATCAACATGATTACTTGCACTTGAATAAATATAATCTGATGGTTTTGCCACAAGACCAGACCACAAAAGGATTGAAATGTATATAATCTAATTTATACCACATAAAATCATTTGAATAAATTTCTTCAGCATGATTTCCGTATTGCCACCCGAGCCTGAAAGGCGAACTGACGAAGTAGAATTGATAGTCTTTATTTCTGCTGTGGCTTTGTGTTGCTAATTTAAAACGTTCCAACATCCATTGGCTTCGCCGAACCACTTCGTTAGGTTTCTTTTCTACTCTCGGGACTGTTTTGTATTTTTTCTAAAATTGATTTTGCGGTAAATTTTTTAAAATCCCGAATCAAATCAGATAGTTTTCCTTCTTCTGATTGTACAATTAAGTGAATATGATTACTCATAATTACATAACCATACAAAATCATGCCTTTGTTTTTAATGCAATAGTCTAAACTTTCTATGACTATGTCCCTATAAGTTTGCCTTGTAAAGATATCAATCCAGTCTACGACTGTAGCAGTTATAAAATGTGGTAAGGTTTGGTCACGAATTACGTATCCTTCTTTCATTTTAAGTTTTTTTTATAAATATAATGTTTTTGTATTTATAGCTGTTTAAAAAATATTTCGTAAAAAGTCGGAGACTTTTAAGAGGTTTAGAGTTTATAATTGTGTTAAAAAAATTGCGCAAAGTCAGAGACATTTGCCAGTTTTTTATAAGAACACTTCGGAGAGCGGGGGAGAACACTTCATAGAACAGGGAACTTAACTTTTTAATTTGAAGCTTTTTAAAGTGTTAGTGATTGTATTCTTAAACTCAGTTATGTAATAATCAGAAACTTTAGAATTAATTAGTTTTTTACTGTCTAAATCATAAACAGGATTTTCAAATTTTTCCAGTTGAAGCGTATTAAGATTTACTTTGTTATTTGTAGGAGGGATCATTAATTCTTTAGTTAAGTTATTGAAATGATAGATTCTAAAATTTGAAAAGAAAAATGCTTTATTTACACTATATGAATTTATTGTAAAAATTGAAAAATTATGCTCAGTATAGAAAAATAAATCTGTTGCATAAAAAGGATCGTAATGAGTTAGCTTTCTATAGATTATTAAATCTTGTATGGAATTATTTGTGCAAAAACTGGAAAGTGTTTCTATCACACTTTTATCAATTTTTCTTAAATCATTTAATTTTTCAATATTAGCAAAATCATATTCTAAAAATTTATGATTAATCTGTTCTTCAGTTAAAAGTTTTTCGGTTAAATCCTTTATATTAAAATCTAAGGAGTATTCTATATTAGTTTTTATCTTACTTAATTTGTCAGAATTAAAATATCCCATGCTTTCATTTATGTTGCTGATGATTCCAACTTGGCAATAAAAAAATTGAGAGCATAAAATTAATATTGCGGATAAATGTAATTTATTATGCATTTTAATTTTTTAAATGTTTATAATTGTGCAGGACAATTCTGCGTTATCGTTACTCGTTAGCGCAGTTTTGTAAACTGTGCCCACTCTAATTGGCAATTAAACATTTTGCCTGCTTACTTTGCGTGCACAGAATACAATTCTGCGTGATCGGGATTATTCTGTAGCCGTTGAGTCTACACTGACTGCCATAGTATCAATTGCTTCTGAAGTATTTTCATAGCTGTTTATTTCATTATTATTAAAGGCATTTTTTACTTTTTCAGAAAGAAACACATTTCCAAATAGTCCATATCCAATGCTTTTACTTTCGCCTTTCCATGTGATTTTAGTAATTGAAAACAAAATGTAATTGTCTCGCATTACAGAATTTTCAATTATCTTTTCAGCCAATGAGCTTCCAAACAAAACTCCTAATCTTTCCATATCAGATTCATTTTCTGATATAGAATTTTGAACAACTTGATTTATAACTGATTTTACAGCTTGCTTGTGTTCTTCATTGCTAGGGTTAGTAAAAACTGCTATCAAAAGAATAATAGCAAAAATTATAACTATTTTGTTGGATTTTTTCATAATATTTTCAATTTAATTTTTGTTTTTTTTAATTCCGATAGCGTCGGGTTTACTTTGTGGGCACAGAATGCAATTCTGCGCTATCGTTAAGTGTAAATCTGAACGATCGGGTTAATTGTCTGTGTATATGTTTGAATTTATTGACACAAATTCATATTCGTTATTATTTTATTTGAAAACATTTTGACAATTATCTTTGACGAAACTTAAAGTTATCAATTTTATCCATTTTAAAAATTAGAGTTTCATCTTTTTCTTTGTCAAATAAGAATAGATTCTTTTTTGTTTCTCCTATGTATATTAGTTTATTATTTGTTTCAATAACTTTTTCGCCATATGTAAAAAATATCAATTTAGATTGCTCATTTTCATATCTTAATTTATATCCTTTCTCTATAGAATTTGATATTGTAGATAGATTAAATAAAATAAGTGCAATAAAACCTATGTAAATTATAAAAGAAGAAAAAGTATTGTGATTTTTTACAAGTGTTTTTAAGATTGTCTTTTCTGATAATATATATATTATGGCGCATATTATATAAGCTATTGGGTAAATCAACCCGATATAATTTTTAAAAATTAGGGCTATAATTACATAAATAATGAGAAAAAAAATTATAATCCATCCTAAATTATTATTTATAAAATTTTTAGGTTTTGAGATTTCATGTTTCAATCTTTCTAAATTATAATTTTCTATTTCATTTTCTTCTTTTGATATTTTGTCATCGACAAAATATGAAATGGTTATAATTATTAATATTAATAAAATAATTAGGATGGCCTTGTTAAAGAATAGTAATGGGATTTCAGATATTTCTAAATAATTAATTATCTCTATATCGAAAAAATAATAATAAGATTGAAGATGAATGTATCCAAGAGTAGTGAGGATAATAAAAATTAAAGGAAAAGATTTTATAATTGTATCAAGTTCAGCTTTTAGCATTTATTATTGTTAATTAAATTATGTTTTCTTTTCACGTTCAATGGATACTTGCTGGTAACTTACTTATATCAGCCATAAAATGGCATAAATTAGTTCTTTTTTGTTGGCTTTGTGCTAAAAGTTAGTAATGATTAATGTTGCTAATATAGGAAAAAGTTTTATAAATTATTAGTTGCACATTATTAGGAATAGGTCGAATAACAAAACATATGTTAAATTGTAAATCGCCTAGCCCTGATAGAAGGGAAAATCCTTTTGTGCCGGGGTTCGGCACAAAAGATTCTAACGAATAGCAGGAACCAGCTCCAAACAAAAAAATGCCGCAAAACCCTAAAGTCTCACAGCATTTTCAAACAAATCAATAATTAAGCGTACAGCTTATTCCTTTATAGCATCCCCTTCTTTAGTTTCTTCACTGGCGATTTTTACCAGTTTGTCTTTCGGGTTCAGGTTTCCGAATATTTCAATTTTATCGTCGATTTCCCTTCCTTTTTTGACATCAACTCTTGTGGCTTTGTGATTGACCACTTTGATGACAAACATCCCTTCCGCAGCATTTACCAAAGCCGATTTTGGCACTACAAAAGTGCTGTCTTTTGCGTTAAGCGGTAACAAAACTTCGGCTACCATTCCCGGTAATAAGTTTCCTTTGGTGTTGTGAACGTCCATTTCTACACGTTCAGAACGTAGTTTCAAATCCAAAGCGCCAGACATTCTGGTAATCGTGGCTTTAAAAGTTTCCGGCAATGATTTTACGTTAAAACTCATTTCGTCGCCGTTGTGTAAATATCCCGTGTACAATTCCGGTACTGAAACCGCCAGACGCAGTTTGTTTTGCTGCTGAATCGTCAATAATGGCGAACTTGAAGAAGGACCAACGAACGTTCCTAAATTCACGTTTCTCGCTGCCACGACACCGTCAAAAGGCGCACGGATTTCAAGATAACCTTTCATAATTTTCACTTCTTTATGAGCGGCAATTGCTGCCTGATATTGCGCGTAATCCGAGTTTTTCTTTCCGCTTGCCATTTCAAGGTCGTTTTTAGAAATCGTTCCTTCGACTTTGCTCGTTTCGTACAAACGGTTGTAGGTACTTTTGCTGGTAGCGTAAATAGCTTCCATCGATTTTAGTCTGGATTCGGCTGCAGCCAGCTGTGAACTGATTTCAGGTGCTTCAAGAACGATCAAAAGCTGTCCTTTGGTGACTTTCGAACCAATATCAACTTTTAATGTTTTGACGAAACTGCTTACTTTGGCATACAAATCGACTTGCTGAAAACCGGTTAATTCGGCCGGTAGACGCAATTCGGTCGTCAGTTTTTCTTTGGCTAACAGAAACGTTTCTGTTTTCGGTTCTATTTCTGCTGTAACAACTTCTTCTTTCTTAGAATTACAGCTGTTCAGGAAAAATAATGCTGCAAAAAACAGCGGGCTGTATTTTATAATTTTAGTGTTCATTTTTTGGTTTTATATAATGAATATGTTTTAAGCTTTTGGGTGAAAGTGAATAAAATTTAATTTAACACATAGAATCATAGCTCTTCTTTACGGGTAAAGGCGTTTCACTTTTTTCAATGCACATAGCTATGTGTGAAAACTAGTTTTTTCTTTTACCTTTTTTATTTATAACTTAAATCTATTGTTTCTATGTGTTAAAAAATAATTGCACTCAACGGGTTATGACTTTCAACTTTATGACTTTCCAACTTTCGACTTATTTATTGATGAAATATAATGGATGCTTTCTTCGTCTTCAGGATCTAAAGAAACAGATTGTGTCGTTGTTTTTTCCTGTGCCCACGCAAATATCTGAGGCAGGATCAGTAATACGGCAAAGGTCGAAAACAATAATCCGCCGATAACCGCTCTTCCTAACGGAGAAACCTGATCGCCTCCTTCGCCATGACCAATCGCCATTGGCAGCATTCCGGCAATCATCGCTACCGAAGTCATGATAATCGGACGAAGACGCAGTGCCGCAGCTTCACGGGCTGACTCTAAAGCGTTTCCGTTTATTTTGCGCAGCTGTTCGGCGTTTGTAACCAGTAAAACGGCATTCGCAATCGAGACCCCAACTGACATAATGATGCCCATATACGATTGTAAATTAAGCGTTGAACCTGTAAGGGTCAGCATTAATAACGCACCCAAAACTACCGCCGGAACTGTGGTTAAAATCACCAGCGACACCTTGAACGACTGGAAATTAGCGGCCAACATTAAGAAGATTACAAAAATGGCGACCAATAATCCTGTTTGTAAACTGCTTAATGTTTCGCTCAATACTTTACTCAGTCCGATTGGCGTGACAAACAAGCCACGTGGTAATTCGCCTAATGAACTGATCGCCGCATCTACATCTTTCGCTGCCGTCCCCAAATCGGTTTGATTGATGTTTGCTGTCACTGTAATGTATGGCATTGCCCCTAAATTGTCATTTTCACCGCTCACATAACCAGGTGTAATTTTTGCCACGTCACTCAAAACAGGACGAAGCGAGTTTTTCAATACCGGAATTTCACCAATATCAGTTTTGCTTTTCATTTGATTCAACGGAACCTGAACCTGAACGTTTACAGATAAACCGGTTCGCTCGTCAATCCAAGTATTTTTTTCGGTATATCGTGATGATGAGGTCGAAGCAATCAGCGAACGCGAAATATCATTCATATCGACGCCCAGTTCGGCAGCACGGGTTCTGTCAATATCGATATTCATGGCCGGATAATGAATTGGCTGACCAATTTGTACATCCCTGAAATAGTTTATTTTCTGTAATTTTTGAACG
The Flavobacterium flavigenum genome window above contains:
- a CDS encoding Vgb family protein; amino-acid sequence: MKKTLLFFLISAFTVSAQTVTDYVTSISPPSGIVFDSQGNLFIGDYLNYKIIKVDLLGNKTTITNRLEGSPNQITLDGNGNIWAPSEFFTSVAKVTQAGTITNYSAIGNAYGVAIDASGAVYFSESGPGNIKKIDFPSGTITTFKSGLKTPRGLTFDANGDLLVACGGSANKVVKISPSGTVTDLITGINSPYDLTLNTNGDLYVSTGFGGSIYLLANGGADGSQSVFSSGLGSAYGITIRNNELYVARQGSGLNKVSKISLPTLGLNDIDKQNELVVYPNPSSEFVYIKNIDLNSKKIELFGINGRLVKSYNASEIVEDKLIVSDLQTGNYILKIGNISKKIIIR
- a CDS encoding DUF7619 domain-containing protein, which encodes MRKLLLLLLLLPALSQAQNAASADPGFIPATVWNNYEKQVNDMALQSDGKIVIEATQYDSKTGWTRTIERLNGDGSSDATFKVLTDNTANNHKCPIVIQSDGKIILGSQFTVAGVIKPMIRLNTDGSIDTTFDTPALPASSYIYCLNLLPDGKLLVGNDSSKKLLRLTADGALDTTFYDEHPEIEQCIAVLVLPDGKLIVAGSIRMPDPGGVGTSLHLEKLNANGTIDPTFDINSGFTGRNGYTSSLALQPDGKILVGGRFDSCDGNNSKSLARLHPDGSYDNTFTSPIYDTDPVINDILVRPNGNILIGGNFSASSIYGIAMLLPNGSVTYSFSPSTAGTSVRVTEYSEVRRVVQQPNGMILHCGDYGDIGGQFNKTNMIRLLGTDSYLVNGYTRLDMQNNGCTDADPGFPYLKYKLVNGTNQSFYYSSSNGYHSVMLKNGTSVITPILDNSTWFSVSPSSISLNMPSATNYANQNFCVTAVGIHHDLSVVIVPINTARPGFDAYYKVLVKNNGNQTATGTVRFAYDAARAEYIQSTPLAASAGFGSVTWNIAGLLPLSEVEYIVKLNLNTPTDTPPLNSNDVLKFSAEVNIAQDEVATNNEATLEQTVVNSFDPNDKICLGGDHVRPEHVGDYMYYRIRFENLGTASAQNIKVTDMIDTTKFDIASLSPVDGSHPFTTRVIQGNQVEFMFSNIQLGFADENNDGYLVFKIRSLNSLAEGAALENTASIYFDYNLPVVTNTSVVTVQTSLHTISFETIELALYPVPAGDMVFISNPKQANIQSVTVYNLLGQSVLENVIPGPQGGVNVTTLANGSYLMRVSTELGDGVMRFVKK
- a CDS encoding transposase; the protein is MKEGYVIRDQTLPHFITATVVDWIDIFTRQTYRDIVIESLDYCIKNKGMILYGYVIMSNHIHLIVQSEEGKLSDLIRDFKKFTAKSILEKIQNSPESRKET
- a CDS encoding DUF4359 domain-containing protein, whose product is MKKSNKIVIIFAIILLIAVFTNPSNEEHKQAVKSVINQVVQNSISENESDMERLGVLFGSSLAEKIIENSVMRDNYILFSITKITWKGESKSIGYGLFGNVFLSEKVKNAFNNNEINSYENTSEAIDTMAVSVDSTATE
- a CDS encoding efflux RND transporter periplasmic adaptor subunit is translated as MNTKIIKYSPLFFAALFFLNSCNSKKEEVVTAEIEPKTETFLLAKEKLTTELRLPAELTGFQQVDLYAKVSSFVKTLKVDIGSKVTKGQLLIVLEAPEISSQLAAAESRLKSMEAIYATSKSTYNRLYETSKVEGTISKNDLEMASGKKNSDYAQYQAAIAAHKEVKIMKGYLEIRAPFDGVVAARNVNLGTFVGPSSSSPLLTIQQQNKLRLAVSVPELYTGYLHNGDEMSFNVKSLPETFKATITRMSGALDLKLRSERVEMDVHNTKGNLLPGMVAEVLLPLNAKDSTFVVPKSALVNAAEGMFVIKVVNHKATRVDVKKGREIDDKIEIFGNLNPKDKLVKIASEETKEGDAIKE